In one window of Saprospiraceae bacterium DNA:
- a CDS encoding PLP-dependent aminotransferase family protein: protein MLPWKTMIEIDSRSHVSIYLQIANCIIKGIKSGVIKPNLKMPSSRELCSLLKVHRKTVVNAYSELDAQGWITSKPYSGTFVSENLPVTTPVKFSSIHYRLLNVDQTEYKIKVNDQLHTPSGTFREMIGFHDGPDVRLVPTTELSRAYRRVLNRKAGFLNLSYVDVEGKQLLKKVLSEDMNVSRGMNTTPNNVFITRGSQMAIYMLSEVLLQKDDLVIVGEVDYYYACKSFTHAGAKLVKIKIDDQGIDVDQIESICKKRKIRAVYVTAHHHFPTTVTLSAARRMKLLSLSEQYGFIILEDDYDYDFHYQSNPILPVASADRRGMVVYIGTLSKTIAPAFRIGYIAAPVNLIKELAKLRQIIDVQGDPLLEQAIAELFVEGEIRRHMKKALKEYKQRRNHMCALLNDKLGEAIDFKMPDGGLAIWAKYDKKINLPELSAKLREKGIVLSSGLVHDALAEKKLNSNRMGFGWMNIKETEKAIDILYKTIHKL, encoded by the coding sequence ATGTTGCCATGGAAAACCATGATAGAAATTGACAGTCGTTCGCATGTCTCGATATACCTGCAAATAGCCAACTGTATTATAAAAGGTATTAAATCCGGAGTTATAAAGCCTAATCTAAAAATGCCTAGCAGCCGGGAGCTTTGCAGTTTATTGAAAGTTCATCGCAAAACAGTCGTAAACGCATACAGTGAATTGGATGCCCAAGGATGGATTACCTCGAAACCCTATAGTGGTACTTTTGTTAGTGAAAATCTACCCGTAACAACACCTGTAAAATTCAGCTCGATTCACTATCGACTTCTCAATGTTGATCAGACCGAATATAAGATCAAGGTAAACGACCAGCTTCATACGCCATCAGGTACTTTTAGAGAAATGATTGGTTTTCATGATGGACCAGATGTCAGATTAGTGCCGACCACAGAATTATCCAGAGCCTATCGAAGGGTATTGAATCGTAAAGCAGGCTTCCTTAATTTATCATACGTTGATGTTGAAGGGAAGCAATTACTAAAAAAAGTTCTCTCAGAAGACATGAATGTTTCAAGAGGGATGAACACCACCCCTAACAATGTTTTCATTACCAGGGGCAGCCAAATGGCTATTTACATGCTAAGTGAAGTACTTCTGCAGAAAGATGATTTAGTCATTGTAGGTGAAGTGGACTATTATTATGCTTGTAAGTCTTTTACTCATGCCGGGGCTAAATTGGTTAAAATAAAAATTGATGATCAAGGCATTGATGTAGATCAAATCGAAAGCATTTGCAAGAAAAGAAAAATCAGAGCTGTTTATGTAACTGCTCACCATCATTTTCCAACCACAGTTACTTTAAGTGCTGCAAGAAGAATGAAATTATTATCGCTTTCTGAACAATATGGATTTATAATACTTGAAGATGATTACGACTATGATTTCCATTATCAGAGTAATCCAATTTTGCCTGTGGCCAGTGCAGACAGAAGAGGAATGGTAGTTTATATAGGAACATTAAGTAAGACTATTGCACCTGCTTTTAGAATTGGATATATTGCAGCTCCGGTCAACCTAATTAAAGAACTAGCTAAACTCAGACAAATAATAGATGTGCAAGGTGATCCCTTATTGGAGCAAGCAATTGCAGAATTATTTGTTGAGGGGGAGATCCGAAGACATATGAAAAAGGCTTTGAAGGAATATAAACAAAGGCGAAACCATATGTGTGCATTACTGAATGATAAATTAGGAGAAGCAATTGACTTTAAAATGCCGGATGGTGGTCTTGCTATTTGGGCGAAGTACGACAAGAAAATTAATTTACCTGAATTATCTGCTAAGTTGCGAGAAAAAGGCATCGTACTTTCCAGTGGTTTAGTTCATGACGCACTTGCTGAAAAAAAATTGAACTCTAATAGAATGGGATTTGGATGGATGAATATTAAAGAGACTGAAAAAGCAATTGATATTTTATATAAGACAATTCATAAATTATAG